A single region of the Marinobacter salinus genome encodes:
- a CDS encoding NAD(P)H-dependent flavin oxidoreductase, whose protein sequence is MALPASLKESLSLPLVAAPMFLISGPELALACCKEGIVGSFPALNQRSSEGFEAWLEQMNNELDRARENTPEARVAPYAVNLIVHRSNPRWQADLELCVKHKVPIIITSLGAASQVVDAVHSYGGLVFHDVTNQKHARKAAEAGVDGVIAVAAGAGGHAGTINPIVLVHEIREVFDGTILLAGGLSHGEDLLAAQALGADLAYMGTRFINTSESLAEEAYRNMIIEAVSGDIIHTPVVSGVPASFMRQSLEAAGYPMDKLNEAGDINYGEKLKPVDDEAKAWKTVWSAGQGVSQIHDVVSVHELVERLRKEYGQARSRLLG, encoded by the coding sequence ATGGCATTGCCCGCTTCTCTGAAGGAATCCCTGTCTTTGCCCCTGGTGGCTGCCCCCATGTTTCTTATCTCCGGCCCCGAGCTGGCGCTGGCATGCTGCAAGGAGGGCATCGTGGGCAGCTTTCCGGCCCTGAACCAACGCTCCAGCGAAGGCTTCGAAGCATGGCTCGAACAGATGAACAATGAACTCGACCGTGCTCGTGAAAACACCCCGGAAGCCAGAGTGGCGCCCTACGCCGTCAATCTGATCGTGCACCGGAGCAACCCCCGCTGGCAGGCGGACCTGGAGCTGTGTGTGAAGCACAAGGTCCCCATCATTATCACGTCACTCGGGGCCGCCAGCCAGGTGGTGGACGCCGTTCACAGTTACGGCGGCCTGGTTTTCCACGACGTGACCAACCAGAAGCATGCCCGCAAAGCAGCCGAAGCCGGAGTCGATGGCGTTATTGCAGTCGCGGCAGGTGCAGGCGGCCATGCCGGTACGATCAATCCGATTGTGCTGGTGCATGAAATCCGGGAGGTATTCGACGGCACCATTCTGCTGGCCGGCGGACTTTCCCACGGCGAGGACCTGCTGGCTGCCCAGGCCCTGGGTGCGGATCTGGCCTACATGGGCACACGATTTATCAACACCAGCGAATCCCTGGCGGAAGAGGCCTACCGGAACATGATCATTGAGGCCGTATCAGGAGACATTATTCATACCCCTGTGGTTTCCGGTGTGCCGGCCAGCTTTATGCGACAGAGCCTGGAAGCAGCCGGGTACCCGATGGACAAGCTCAACGAAGCCGGAGACATCAATTATGGAGAGAAACTGAAGCCGGTCGATGATGAAGCGAAAGCCTGGAAAACGGTCTGGTCAGCCGGCCAGGGCGTAAGCCAGATTCACGATGTTGTCAGTGTTCATGAACTGGTTGAACGCCTCAGGAAGGAGTATGGCCAGGCTCGCTCACGACTGCTGGGGTAA
- a CDS encoding methyl-accepting chemotaxis protein has translation MTPRFLKKLVTSRLLRPVFLILVIAGVVQVVVSQWLISSQVERLVNTAGSALEASSDQVSESFGETREDVRGRLQTMRAKTIDELADELTRQQTEQQERVASNVRTAVMAEAQGLANVLASVAAPLIWDRDVPRLTDLVELADARESVLFAIYYDQYGERMTRYVDRTDDRVRTLMDQGEGRGAANKVLDAASRDPNVVIITADIKPQGSSIGQLKLGLSLEGINADLAQLEKEFSATIKGSIGASRETLEAETEQVNQRLQQQLAVMGSDTQSRIQSTVEALNREASSLSTNLSILAIGSVVVLIILVAAVLGGGLLPRVLRLSSAIWDISAGEADLTRRVTLKGKDELTEMARGVNQFIARIQELVSDVKGSAESAAGQAREQGDISRDAVAAVNHQQQEVAEVSETMAAMSRSISEVAESIQEVAGSVQSVNAESEATAGISRDVRNRLDHVVRNVEEAVAAVNELNNRSTEINSVLSVIGAIAEQTNLLALNAAIEAARAGESGRGFAVVADEVRTLASRTQESTTEIEAIIERLQKGSRQAVSVIDQVSGQVAESSTEFRRADEHFEQINQLLGSLQERALSISSVAEEEGRHAGKVSVSVEDIARSSETTVEAIQRSDNASRQIGELLAALQAKASQFRV, from the coding sequence ATGACCCCTCGTTTTCTGAAAAAGCTGGTCACGAGCCGGCTCTTAAGACCTGTTTTCCTGATACTGGTTATCGCCGGTGTGGTACAGGTGGTGGTCAGCCAGTGGCTGATTTCAAGCCAGGTTGAACGCCTGGTAAATACGGCAGGCTCCGCGCTTGAGGCCAGTAGTGATCAGGTCAGCGAGTCGTTTGGTGAAACCCGCGAGGATGTGCGGGGGCGCCTGCAGACCATGCGGGCGAAGACCATCGACGAACTTGCCGATGAACTGACCCGACAGCAGACCGAACAGCAGGAGCGCGTGGCCAGCAATGTTCGCACGGCGGTGATGGCCGAGGCACAGGGGTTGGCGAACGTATTGGCATCGGTCGCAGCGCCCTTGATCTGGGACCGGGACGTTCCCCGCCTGACCGATCTGGTGGAACTGGCGGACGCGCGGGAATCGGTATTGTTCGCCATTTATTATGACCAGTACGGCGAACGCATGACGCGCTACGTTGACCGCACGGATGACCGGGTACGCACCTTAATGGATCAGGGTGAAGGCCGGGGTGCGGCAAATAAGGTCCTGGATGCGGCAAGCCGTGACCCCAATGTGGTCATTATCACCGCCGACATCAAACCTCAGGGGTCCTCCATAGGCCAGCTCAAACTCGGATTGTCGTTGGAAGGGATTAATGCCGACCTGGCTCAGCTCGAAAAAGAGTTCAGTGCCACCATCAAGGGCAGTATTGGTGCATCGCGGGAGACTCTTGAAGCAGAAACGGAGCAGGTTAACCAGCGGCTTCAGCAACAGCTCGCGGTAATGGGCTCCGATACCCAGTCCCGCATCCAGAGCACCGTCGAAGCGCTGAACCGGGAGGCGTCCAGTCTTTCGACTAATCTTTCTATCCTGGCGATTGGCTCGGTGGTCGTCCTGATTATTCTGGTGGCGGCGGTGCTCGGTGGCGGCTTGTTGCCGCGGGTCCTGCGCCTGAGTTCAGCGATCTGGGACATTTCCGCCGGTGAGGCCGATCTGACCCGCCGTGTCACCCTCAAGGGCAAGGATGAGTTGACGGAAATGGCACGGGGCGTGAACCAGTTTATAGCCCGTATTCAGGAACTGGTTTCCGATGTGAAGGGCTCAGCCGAGTCGGCTGCGGGCCAGGCTCGGGAACAGGGCGACATCAGTCGTGATGCGGTGGCTGCGGTTAATCATCAGCAGCAGGAAGTGGCCGAGGTATCGGAAACCATGGCCGCCATGTCCCGAAGCATTTCCGAGGTTGCCGAAAGCATCCAGGAAGTTGCCGGTTCGGTGCAGAGTGTGAATGCAGAAAGTGAGGCAACGGCGGGCATTTCCCGGGATGTGCGTAACCGGCTTGATCACGTTGTGCGGAATGTCGAGGAAGCCGTTGCAGCCGTCAATGAGCTGAACAACCGGAGTACCGAAATCAACTCGGTCCTGTCCGTGATCGGTGCCATTGCCGAACAAACCAACCTGCTCGCTCTTAATGCCGCTATCGAAGCCGCCAGGGCCGGGGAGTCCGGGCGAGGCTTTGCAGTGGTTGCCGACGAAGTACGCACTCTGGCCAGTCGGACCCAGGAATCTACAACGGAAATTGAGGCGATCATTGAGCGGCTGCAGAAAGGCAGCCGGCAGGCCGTCTCGGTGATCGATCAGGTATCGGGTCAGGTGGCAGAGTCCTCCACGGAGTTCCGCCGGGCTGATGAGCATTTTGAACAGATCAACCAGTTGCTCGGAAGCCTGCAGGAGCGTGCACTGAGTATTTCTTCCGTGGCGGAAGAAGAAGGGCGGCATGCGGGCAAGGTCAGTGTCAGCGTTGAGGACATTGCCCGTTCATCGGAAACCACGGTGGAAGCCATTCAGCGATCGGACAATGCCAGTCGGCAGATCGGCGAATTGCTGGCCGCGCTTCAGGCCAAGGCGTCACAGTTTCGGGTCTGA